Proteins encoded in a region of the Pseudomonas denitrificans (nom. rej.) genome:
- the rne gene encoding ribonuclease E → MKRMLINATQPEELRVALVDGQRLFDLDIESGAREQKKANIYKGRITRIEPSLEAAFVDFGAERHGFLPLKEISREYFKKNPEGRINIKDVLSEGQEVIVQVEKEERGNKGAALTTFISLAGRYLVLMPNNPRAGGISRRIEGEERNELREALNGLTVPGDMGLIVRTAGLGRSSEELQWDLDYLLQLWGAIKEASGERSGPFLIYQESNVIIRAIRDYLRQDIGEVLIDSIDAQEEALNFIQQVMPQYASKVKLYQDSVPLFNRFQIESQIETAFQREVKLPSGGSIVIDPTEALVSIDINSARATKGGDIEETALQTNLEAAEEIARQLRLRDIGGLIVIDFIDMTPAKNQRAVEERVREALEADRARVQVGRISRFGLLEMSRQRLRPSLGETSGIVCPRCNGQGIIRDVESLSLAILRLIEEEALKDRTAEVRARVPFQVAAFLLNEKRNAITKIELRTRARIFILPDDHLETPHFEVQRLRDDNPELLSGHASYEMAPEEHEEVQPVSATRTLVRQEAAVKTVSPQSPAPQQAAAEAPVAVEATKPMPEPSLFQGLVKSLVGLFAGSKPEPTPVAAEKPATERSEGQGERRNGRQQNRRRDGRDGGRRDDERKERGRRDERGERTERPAREERQPREERAERQPREERQPREERAERQPREERQPREERAERQPREERQPREERAERQPREERQPREERGERAERQPREERQPREERQPRGERGERAERQPREERQPREDRPARDAAALEAEELPNEELLDQQDDEGSDDERPRRRSRGQRRRSNRRERQREAGVDGVEGAEGEVNAEGTAEQAASDTPSPAAMVAAAATAVAVAEAAAEQEQPAAQAQAEAQPLESGVVEAVRTESALEQTIKFLAKPAEQAVEPVEAASETVEVAAAEPVVAEEASAPAAETVIEAVAQLVEEPQVEAPVVAEEAPAATATAVEEAPAVPANATGRASNDPRERRRQERAAREAAAAAAAAPQAEQAPVVEAVVEEAAVVEAEVVVEPAAEVTVEAVEAEVVNQAAEATEQPAAEQAEGDKAEKTEEEQGTVVEKHHS, encoded by the coding sequence ATGAAAAGAATGCTGATCAACGCAACTCAACCCGAAGAGTTGCGTGTAGCGCTGGTAGACGGCCAACGCCTGTTCGACCTGGACATCGAGTCCGGCGCGCGCGAACAGAAGAAGGCCAACATCTACAAAGGCCGTATCACCCGCATCGAGCCGAGCCTCGAGGCCGCATTCGTCGACTTCGGCGCCGAACGCCACGGCTTCCTCCCCCTCAAGGAAATCTCTCGCGAGTACTTCAAGAAGAATCCTGAAGGCCGCATCAACATCAAGGACGTCCTGAGCGAAGGCCAGGAAGTCATCGTCCAGGTCGAGAAAGAAGAACGTGGCAACAAGGGCGCCGCCCTGACCACCTTCATCAGCCTCGCCGGCCGCTACCTGGTGCTCATGCCCAACAACCCGCGCGCCGGTGGCATCTCCCGCCGCATCGAGGGTGAAGAGCGCAACGAACTGCGCGAAGCCCTGAACGGCCTGACCGTTCCCGGCGACATGGGCCTGATCGTCCGCACCGCGGGCCTGGGCCGCAGCTCCGAAGAGCTGCAATGGGACCTGGACTACCTGCTGCAACTGTGGGGCGCCATCAAGGAAGCCTCCGGCGAGCGCAGCGGCCCGTTCCTGATCTATCAGGAAAGCAACGTCATCATCCGCGCCATCCGCGACTACCTGCGCCAGGACATCGGCGAAGTGCTGATCGACAGCATCGACGCCCAGGAAGAAGCCCTGAACTTCATCCAGCAGGTCATGCCGCAGTACGCGAGCAAGGTGAAGCTGTACCAGGACAGCGTTCCGCTGTTCAACCGCTTCCAGATCGAGAGCCAGATCGAAACCGCCTTCCAGCGCGAAGTGAAGCTGCCGTCGGGCGGCTCCATCGTCATCGATCCGACCGAAGCCCTGGTGTCCATCGACATCAACTCGGCGCGCGCCACCAAAGGCGGCGACATCGAAGAAACCGCCCTGCAGACCAACCTGGAAGCGGCCGAGGAAATCGCCCGCCAGCTGCGCCTGCGTGATATCGGCGGCCTGATCGTCATCGACTTCATCGACATGACCCCGGCGAAGAACCAGCGCGCCGTGGAAGAACGCGTCCGCGAAGCCCTGGAAGCCGACCGCGCCCGCGTGCAGGTTGGCCGCATCTCGCGCTTCGGCCTGCTGGAAATGTCCCGTCAGCGCCTGCGTCCGTCCCTGGGCGAGACCAGCGGCATCGTCTGCCCGCGCTGCAACGGCCAAGGCATCATCCGCGACGTCGAATCCCTGTCGCTGGCCATCCTGCGCCTGATCGAGGAAGAAGCCCTGAAGGACCGCACCGCCGAAGTTCGTGCGCGCGTGCCGTTCCAGGTTGCCGCCTTCCTGCTCAACGAGAAGCGCAACGCCATCACCAAGATCGAACTGCGCACCCGCGCGCGCATCTTCATCCTGCCGGACGACCACCTGGAAACTCCGCACTTCGAAGTTCAGCGCCTGCGTGACGACAACCCCGAACTCCTGTCCGGCCACGCCAGCTACGAGATGGCCCCGGAAGAGCACGAGGAAGTCCAGCCGGTCAGCGCCACCCGCACCCTGGTTCGCCAGGAAGCCGCCGTGAAGACCGTTTCCCCGCAGAGCCCTGCCCCGCAGCAGGCTGCCGCCGAAGCACCGGTCGCTGTCGAAGCCACCAAGCCCATGCCTGAGCCGAGCCTGTTCCAGGGCCTGGTGAAGTCGCTGGTAGGCCTGTTCGCCGGCAGCAAGCCGGAGCCGACCCCGGTTGCCGCCGAGAAGCCCGCAACCGAGCGCAGCGAAGGTCAAGGCGAGCGTCGCAATGGCCGTCAGCAGAACCGTCGCCGCGACGGTCGCGATGGCGGTCGTCGTGATGACGAGCGTAAAGAGCGTGGTCGCCGCGACGAGCGCGGTGAGCGCACTGAGCGCCCGGCTCGCGAAGAGCGTCAGCCGCGCGAAGAACGCGCCGAGCGTCAGCCCCGCGAGGAGCGCCAGCCGCGCGAAGAACGCGCCGAGCGTCAACCGCGCGAGGAACGCCAGCCGCGTGAAGAGCGCGCCGAACGTCAACCGCGTGAAGAGCGCCAGCCGCGTGAAGAACGCGCCGAGCGCCAGCCGCGTGAGGAGCGTCAGCCCCGCGAAGAGCGTGGTGAGCGCGCCGAACGCCAACCGCGTGAAGAACGCCAGCCACGCGAAGAGCGTCAGCCCCGCGGTGAGCGTGGCGAACGCGCCGAGCGTCAGCCCCGTGAAGAGCGTCAGCCGCGCGAAGACCGTCCGGCTCGCGATGCCGCCGCCCTGGAAGCCGAAGAGCTGCCGAACGAGGAGCTGCTGGATCAACAGGACGACGAAGGTTCGGACGACGAGCGTCCGCGTCGCCGCTCCCGTGGCCAGCGTCGCCGTAGCAACCGCCGCGAGCGCCAGCGCGAAGCCGGTGTGGATGGCGTTGAAGGCGCCGAAGGCGAAGTAAATGCCGAAGGCACTGCTGAACAGGCTGCTTCGGACACCCCGTCGCCTGCCGCCATGGTCGCTGCCGCGGCTACCGCTGTAGCCGTTGCTGAAGCCGCCGCCGAGCAGGAGCAGCCCGCTGCCCAGGCTCAGGCCGAGGCCCAGCCGCTGGAGTCCGGCGTGGTTGAAGCCGTACGCACCGAAAGCGCCCTGGAACAGACCATCAAGTTCCTGGCCAAGCCCGCCGAACAGGCTGTCGAGCCGGTAGAAGCTGCCAGCGAGACCGTTGAAGTGGCTGCCGCCGAGCCGGTGGTTGCGGAAGAAGCGTCGGCTCCGGCTGCTGAAACCGTGATCGAAGCCGTCGCCCAGCTGGTCGAAGAGCCTCAGGTGGAAGCTCCGGTGGTTGCCGAGGAAGCCCCGGCTGCCACTGCAACTGCTGTCGAAGAAGCTCCGGCCGTTCCGGCCAACGCCACCGGCCGCGCCTCCAACGACCCGCGCGAGCGTCGTCGCCAGGAACGTGCCGCCCGCGAAGCCGCTGCTGCCGCAGCCGCCGCTCCGCAGGCAGAGCAGGCGCCGGTCGTCGAAGCCGTGGTTGAAGAAGCCGCTGTCGTGGAAGCCGAAGTCGTGGTCGAGCCGGCTGCTGAAGTCACTGTCGAGGCCGTCGAAGCCGAAGTCGTGAACCAAGCCGCTGAAGCCACCGAGCAACCGGCTGCCGAACAGGCTGAAGGCGACAAAGCCGAGAAGACCGAGGAAGAACAAGGCACCGTGGTGGAAAAACACCACAGCTGA
- the murB gene encoding UDP-N-acetylmuramate dehydrogenase produces the protein MTLQLQERVSLKPYNTFGVEVAARWFAQAHDDAEVHAGIAAAVEKGLPLMVIGGGSNLLLTRDVEALVLRMASHGVRVVSDDGERVVVEAEAGEVWDDFVRWTLAQGFGGLENLSLIPGTVGAAPMQNIGAYGVEIKDVFAGLTALDRESGELREFGLEDCAFAYRESRFKREPGRWLILRVRFALSRVAKLHLDYGPVRQRLAEEGVTAPTPADVSRVICAIRREKLPDPAVLGNAGSFFKNPVVSVDQTDVLRQRYSDLVAYPQGDGQMKLAAGWLIDKAGWKGFRDGSVGVHAQQALVLVNYGGATGAQLHALAQRIRDDVQQRFGVELEMEPNLY, from the coding sequence GTGACGCTGCAACTGCAAGAACGCGTTTCCCTCAAGCCCTACAACACCTTCGGTGTCGAAGTCGCGGCGCGCTGGTTCGCCCAGGCCCATGATGATGCCGAGGTGCACGCCGGTATCGCCGCCGCTGTCGAGAAGGGCCTGCCGCTGATGGTGATCGGTGGCGGCAGCAACCTGTTGCTGACCCGTGACGTCGAGGCGCTGGTGCTGCGCATGGCTTCCCATGGTGTGCGTGTCGTCAGTGACGACGGCGAGCGCGTGGTGGTCGAGGCGGAAGCTGGCGAGGTATGGGATGACTTCGTGCGCTGGACCCTCGCCCAGGGTTTCGGCGGGCTGGAGAACCTCAGCCTGATTCCCGGCACCGTCGGCGCGGCACCGATGCAGAACATCGGCGCGTATGGGGTCGAAATCAAGGACGTGTTCGCCGGCTTGACCGCGCTGGATCGCGAGAGCGGCGAGCTGCGCGAGTTCGGCCTGGAAGACTGCGCCTTTGCCTACCGCGAAAGTCGCTTCAAGCGTGAGCCGGGCCGCTGGCTGATCCTGCGGGTGCGCTTCGCCCTGAGCCGCGTCGCGAAACTGCATCTGGACTACGGTCCGGTGCGCCAGCGTCTGGCGGAGGAGGGCGTGACTGCGCCGACGCCGGCCGATGTCTCGCGAGTGATCTGCGCAATCCGCCGCGAGAAGCTTCCGGACCCGGCGGTGCTGGGCAATGCCGGCAGTTTCTTCAAGAATCCGGTGGTTTCGGTGGACCAGACCGACGTGCTGCGCCAGCGCTACAGCGACCTGGTGGCCTATCCGCAGGGTGATGGGCAGATGAAGCTGGCCGCCGGCTGGCTGATCGACAAGGCCGGCTGGAAAGGCTTCCGCGACGGTTCGGTGGGTGTGCATGCCCAGCAGGCGCTGGTGCTGGTGAACTACGGCGGAGCCACAGGGGCGCAGCTGCATGCACTGGCTCAGCGTATCCGTGACGATGTCCAGCAGCGCTTCGGTGTGGAGCTGGAGATGGAGCCGAATCTCTACTGA
- a CDS encoding low molecular weight protein-tyrosine-phosphatase — protein MKVLFVCLGNICRSPTAEGVFRQKVRGAGLEDCIEIDSAGTGDWHVGKAPDARTRAAALRRGYDLSGLRARQVNVADFSRYDLVLAMDNANLRDLKHLRGSSGKAELDLFLRRYELEVDEVPDPYYGGEDGFEQVLDLVERACDGLLTEVKGRL, from the coding sequence ATGAAGGTCCTGTTCGTCTGCCTGGGCAACATCTGCCGCTCGCCGACCGCCGAAGGCGTGTTCCGCCAGAAGGTCCGCGGAGCAGGCCTCGAGGATTGCATCGAGATCGATTCGGCTGGCACCGGTGACTGGCACGTCGGCAAGGCGCCGGATGCGCGTACCCGCGCCGCTGCGCTGCGCCGTGGCTATGACCTGTCGGGCTTGCGGGCGCGACAGGTCAACGTCGCCGACTTCTCCCGCTATGACCTGGTCCTGGCGATGGACAACGCCAACTTGCGCGACCTCAAGCATCTTCGCGGCAGCAGCGGCAAGGCGGAGCTGGACCTGTTCCTGCGCCGCTACGAGCTGGAAGTCGATGAAGTCCCCGACCCGTATTACGGCGGCGAAGACGGTTTCGAGCAGGTGCTGGACCTGGTGGAAAGGGCCTGCGACGGCCTGCTGACGGAAGTGAAGGGGCGCCTGTGA
- the kdsB gene encoding 3-deoxy-manno-octulosonate cytidylyltransferase, with product MTQAYTVVIPARFASTRLPGKPLQDIAGKPMIQHVWAQAGKSSATQVVVATDDQRIFDACQGFGAQVVLTRADHNSGTDRLAEVADALGLADDAIVVNVQGDEPLVPPSIIDQVAANLAAHPEAGIATLCEEIHDPAALFNPNIVKVVSDKNGLALTFSRATLPWARDAFAVDRESLPANVPYRRHIGIYAYRARFLRDFVAWGPCWLEDTECLEQLRALWHGVRIHVADALEAPQAGVDTPEDLERVRRILGA from the coding sequence ATGACCCAGGCCTATACCGTCGTCATTCCCGCCCGCTTCGCCTCCACCCGCCTGCCCGGCAAACCGCTGCAGGACATCGCCGGCAAGCCGATGATCCAGCACGTCTGGGCGCAGGCCGGCAAAAGCTCCGCCACCCAGGTGGTGGTCGCCACCGACGATCAACGTATCTTCGACGCCTGCCAGGGCTTCGGTGCCCAAGTGGTGCTGACCCGTGCCGACCACAACTCCGGCACCGACCGCCTGGCGGAAGTCGCCGACGCGCTGGGCCTGGCCGACGACGCCATCGTGGTCAACGTGCAGGGCGACGAGCCTCTGGTGCCGCCGTCGATCATCGACCAGGTGGCCGCCAACCTCGCGGCTCACCCGGAAGCGGGCATTGCCACCCTGTGCGAAGAAATCCATGACCCGGCCGCGCTGTTCAACCCGAACATCGTCAAGGTGGTCAGCGACAAGAACGGCCTGGCCCTGACCTTCAGCCGCGCCACGCTGCCCTGGGCGCGCGACGCCTTCGCGGTGGACCGCGAAAGCCTGCCGGCCAACGTGCCGTACCGCCGCCACATTGGCATCTACGCCTACCGCGCGCGCTTCCTGCGCGACTTCGTGGCCTGGGGCCCGTGCTGGCTGGAAGATACCGAGTGCCTGGAGCAGCTGCGCGCGCTCTGGCATGGCGTGCGTATCCACGTGGCGGACGCCCTGGAGGCGCCGCAGGCCGGCGTCGATACCCCGGAAGACCTGGAGCGCGTCCGGCGCATCCTGGGGGCCTGA
- a CDS encoding Trm112 family protein yields the protein MDPKLLDILACPLCKGPLKLTDDKSELICKTDGLAYPVRDGIPVMLEGEARTLNVDERLDK from the coding sequence ATGGACCCGAAACTCCTCGATATCCTCGCCTGTCCGCTGTGCAAGGGCCCGCTCAAGCTCACCGACGACAAGTCCGAGCTGATCTGCAAGACCGACGGCCTGGCCTACCCGGTGCGCGACGGCATTCCGGTGATGCTCGAAGGCGAGGCGCGCACCCTGAACGTCGACGAGCGTCTGGACAAGTAA
- the lpxK gene encoding tetraacyldisaccharide 4'-kinase, with product MALSDRLLDAWYKGHPALALLRPLELLYRRVAQGRRQDFLSGAKPAYRAPVPIIVVGNVTVGGTGKTPMILWLIEHCRARGLKVGVVSRGYGAKPPRTPWRVRAEQSAAEAGDEPLMIVRRSGVPLMIDPDRSSAVRALLAEEPLDLILCDDGLQHYRLARDLELVLIDAARGLGNGRCLPAGPLREPAERLAEVDAVLHNGAPSDPPGAFSFVLRPSALVNLASGERRGVEHFPAGQSLHALAGIGNPQRFFATLEALNWRPIPHPFPDHAAYTAEQLRFTPELPLVMTEKDAVKCRSFAAPDWWYLAVEAQPSPAFVAWFDVQLERLLAR from the coding sequence ATGGCGCTCTCCGACCGCCTGCTCGATGCCTGGTACAAGGGCCACCCGGCCCTTGCCCTGCTCAGGCCGCTCGAGCTGCTCTACCGGCGCGTCGCCCAGGGCCGCCGGCAGGATTTCCTTTCCGGCGCCAAGCCGGCCTACCGCGCTCCCGTACCGATCATCGTGGTCGGCAATGTCACGGTGGGCGGCACCGGCAAGACGCCGATGATCCTCTGGCTGATCGAGCACTGCCGAGCCCGCGGGCTGAAGGTCGGTGTGGTCAGTCGTGGCTATGGCGCCAAGCCGCCACGGACGCCCTGGCGCGTGCGCGCCGAGCAGTCGGCGGCAGAGGCGGGCGACGAGCCGCTGATGATCGTGCGTCGCAGTGGCGTGCCGCTGATGATCGACCCGGACCGCTCCAGCGCCGTGCGTGCGCTGCTGGCCGAAGAGCCGCTGGACCTGATCCTCTGCGACGACGGGCTGCAGCATTACCGCCTGGCCCGCGACCTGGAGCTGGTGCTGATCGACGCCGCCCGTGGCCTGGGCAACGGCCGCTGCCTGCCTGCCGGGCCGCTGCGCGAACCGGCCGAGCGACTGGCCGAAGTCGATGCCGTGCTGCACAACGGCGCACCGTCCGACCCGCCTGGCGCCTTCTCCTTCGTCCTGCGACCTTCTGCCCTGGTCAACCTGGCCAGTGGTGAGCGGCGTGGCGTCGAGCATTTCCCCGCCGGTCAATCGCTGCATGCACTGGCCGGAATCGGCAACCCGCAGCGTTTCTTCGCAACGCTCGAGGCGCTAAACTGGCGGCCGATTCCGCATCCCTTCCCCGACCATGCGGCCTATACCGCCGAGCAGCTGCGCTTTACGCCGGAACTGCCGCTGGTCATGACCGAGAAGGACGCGGTGAAATGCCGGTCCTTCGCCGCGCCCGACTGGTGGTACCTCGCCGTCGAAGCGCAGCCGTCGCCGGCCTTCGTCGCCTGGTTCGACGTTCAGCTCGAGCGCCTGCTCGCCCGCTGA
- a CDS encoding ExbD/TolR family protein: MKFRRRAGGAAREDVFINLASLIDVIFVLLLFFVVATSFTKPSQLKVELPEAVSGTPPEATEIKQLEISISLEGHYALNGQSLARDDLENLMNAMQRESAGDNSLPVVITADGKVDYQSVVTAMDAAGKLGFTHLRITTIESRADKKTP; encoded by the coding sequence GTGAAATTCCGCCGCAGAGCGGGCGGAGCGGCTCGCGAGGACGTCTTCATCAACCTGGCGTCGCTGATCGACGTGATCTTCGTGCTGCTGCTGTTCTTCGTGGTCGCCACCTCGTTCACCAAGCCGTCGCAGCTCAAGGTCGAACTGCCCGAAGCGGTCAGCGGTACGCCGCCCGAAGCCACCGAGATCAAGCAGCTGGAAATCTCCATCAGCCTCGAAGGTCACTACGCGCTCAACGGCCAGAGCCTGGCGCGCGATGACCTGGAAAACCTGATGAACGCCATGCAGCGTGAGTCCGCCGGTGACAACAGCCTGCCAGTGGTGATCACCGCTGACGGCAAGGTGGATTACCAGTCCGTGGTCACCGCGATGGATGCCGCCGGCAAGCTGGGCTTCACCCACCTGCGCATCACCACCATCGAGTCCCGGGCGGACAAGAAGACCCCCTGA
- a CDS encoding MotA/TolQ/ExbB proton channel family protein, with product MWELVKAGGWMMLPILLSSVAAMAIVAERLWTLRLSRVAPPQLLGQVWKQIKDKKMNSQALKDLRASSPLGEILAAGLANSKHGREIMKECIEEAASRVIHELERYLNALGTIAAMAPLLGLLGTVFGMIQIFSAFMGDGMANAPMLAGGISKALITTAAGLIVAIPAVFFHRYLLRRVDELVIAMEQEAIKLVEVTQGDREVDFVEEGKA from the coding sequence GTGTGGGAACTGGTCAAAGCTGGCGGCTGGATGATGCTGCCGATCTTGCTGAGCTCCGTCGCTGCCATGGCGATCGTCGCCGAACGTCTCTGGACCCTGCGCTTGAGCCGTGTGGCCCCGCCGCAGCTGCTCGGCCAGGTGTGGAAGCAGATCAAGGACAAGAAGATGAACAGCCAGGCCCTGAAGGACCTGCGCGCGTCTTCCCCGCTGGGTGAAATCCTTGCCGCTGGCCTGGCCAACTCCAAGCACGGTCGCGAGATCATGAAGGAGTGCATCGAGGAGGCCGCGTCCCGCGTCATCCACGAGCTGGAGCGCTACCTCAACGCCCTGGGCACCATCGCCGCCATGGCGCCGCTGCTCGGCCTGCTGGGTACCGTGTTCGGCATGATCCAGATCTTCAGCGCCTTCATGGGCGACGGCATGGCCAACGCGCCGATGCTCGCCGGCGGTATCTCCAAGGCCCTGATCACCACCGCGGCCGGCCTGATCGTGGCGATCCCGGCAGTGTTCTTCCACCGTTACCTGCTGCGCCGCGTCGATGAACTGGTCATCGCCATGGAGCAGGAAGCCATCAAGCTGGTGGAAGTGACCCAGGGCGATCGCGAAGTCGACTTCGTCGAGGAAGGCAAAGCGTGA
- a CDS encoding DNA internalization-related competence protein ComEC/Rec2: protein MFALALGLLALRWMPALPSGWVLLLLALVALPLLFTRGYFVGLFLLGFAWACQSAQWALDDRLAPELDGRTLWLEGRVEGLPDRSGPSVRFQLAEVSSPRAKVPATLRLSWFGGPPVEGGERWRLAVKLKRPHGMANGAGFDYEAWLTAQRIGASGSVKDGQRLEASSGPRAWREAWRQRLLAVDAHGRSGALAALVLGDASGLTTADWQVLQDTGTLHLMVISGSHISLLAGLLYALVAGLARFGCWPARVPWLPSACLLAASGAWAYSLMAGFEVPLQRACVMVSIVLLWRLRYRHRGLWTPLLGALLAVLLVEPLVVLLPGFWLSYAAVALLIFGFSGRLGRWTTWRTWLRAQWLMAVGLLPASIALGLPLSVSGVVANLIAVPWVELVVVPLALLGSLALGVPWLGETLLWVSGGLLELLFRLLGWMAELAPAWQPVAAPIWALVLAMLGALLLLAPAGVPLRALGLAMFLPVFWPTVPLPAPGMAEIRVLDVGQGLSVLIRTRSQVWLYDTGARNGDFDIGERVVVPTLRSLGIGRLDVLMLSHADNDHAGGAMAVKRSLRPDQVISGEPERLPEQLQARPCGIEEWIIDGVRLSSWAWAGASESNDRSCALEVEANGERILLTGDLPQPAELAWLAAHPGERVDWLLAGHHGSRSSSGPAFLRAIRPSTAIISRGANNPYGHPHPSVVERFRTLGIRIQDTAEQGALTLTLGAHGEVRGVREGAHFWQEN, encoded by the coding sequence ATGTTCGCGCTGGCCCTGGGGTTGCTGGCGCTGCGCTGGATGCCGGCGCTGCCATCCGGCTGGGTTCTGCTGCTTCTCGCGCTGGTCGCGCTGCCGTTGTTGTTCACTCGCGGCTATTTCGTCGGGCTGTTCCTGCTCGGTTTCGCCTGGGCCTGCCAGTCGGCGCAGTGGGCGCTGGATGATCGTCTGGCGCCGGAGCTGGATGGCCGTACGCTGTGGCTGGAGGGCAGGGTAGAGGGCCTGCCGGATCGCTCAGGGCCATCGGTGCGCTTCCAGCTCGCCGAGGTCTCCAGCCCTCGCGCGAAGGTCCCGGCCACACTGCGCCTGTCCTGGTTCGGCGGTCCGCCGGTGGAGGGCGGCGAACGCTGGCGGCTGGCGGTGAAGCTCAAGCGTCCCCACGGCATGGCCAATGGCGCGGGGTTCGATTACGAAGCCTGGCTCACCGCCCAGCGCATCGGCGCTAGCGGTAGCGTGAAGGACGGGCAGCGCCTGGAGGCTTCCAGCGGCCCGCGCGCTTGGCGCGAAGCCTGGCGGCAACGACTGCTGGCGGTGGATGCCCATGGGCGCTCCGGGGCGCTCGCCGCGCTGGTGCTGGGCGATGCGTCCGGGCTGACCACGGCGGACTGGCAAGTCCTGCAGGACACCGGAACCCTGCACCTGATGGTGATCTCCGGCTCGCACATCTCGCTGCTGGCCGGCCTGCTCTATGCACTGGTCGCCGGGCTGGCGCGCTTCGGTTGCTGGCCGGCGCGAGTCCCGTGGTTGCCCTCTGCCTGCCTGCTGGCCGCAAGCGGTGCCTGGGCTTACAGCCTGATGGCGGGATTCGAGGTGCCATTGCAGCGCGCCTGCGTCATGGTCTCCATTGTCCTGTTGTGGCGCCTGCGCTACCGCCATCGTGGGCTATGGACGCCCTTGCTCGGCGCCTTGCTCGCGGTGCTGCTGGTCGAGCCGCTGGTGGTGCTGTTGCCGGGCTTCTGGCTGTCCTATGCAGCGGTGGCGTTGCTGATCTTCGGCTTCTCGGGGCGTCTGGGGCGCTGGACCACCTGGCGTACTTGGCTGCGCGCTCAATGGCTGATGGCGGTCGGTCTGCTGCCGGCGTCCATCGCCCTGGGATTGCCGCTGAGTGTTTCCGGCGTGGTTGCCAACCTGATCGCCGTGCCCTGGGTCGAGTTGGTCGTCGTGCCGTTGGCGTTGCTGGGGAGCCTGGCGCTTGGCGTTCCCTGGCTGGGCGAGACGCTGCTTTGGGTGTCGGGCGGCCTGCTGGAACTGCTGTTCCGGCTGTTGGGCTGGATGGCCGAGCTGGCGCCCGCCTGGCAGCCGGTAGCTGCGCCGATCTGGGCGCTGGTGCTGGCGATGCTGGGCGCACTCCTGCTGCTTGCGCCCGCTGGTGTCCCATTGCGTGCGCTGGGGTTGGCGATGTTCCTGCCGGTGTTCTGGCCGACAGTCCCGTTGCCCGCACCGGGCATGGCCGAGATCCGCGTGCTGGATGTGGGGCAGGGGCTGTCGGTGCTGATCCGTACGCGTAGCCAGGTCTGGCTCTACGACACCGGGGCGCGCAATGGCGATTTCGATATCGGCGAGCGCGTCGTGGTGCCGACGCTGCGCAGCCTGGGTATCGGGCGCCTGGACGTGCTGATGCTCAGTCACGCGGACAACGATCACGCCGGCGGCGCCATGGCGGTGAAGCGTTCGCTGCGGCCGGACCAGGTCATCAGTGGCGAGCCCGAGCGCTTGCCGGAGCAGTTGCAGGCCCGGCCTTGTGGCATCGAGGAGTGGATAATCGATGGCGTTCGCCTCTCCAGCTGGGCCTGGGCAGGCGCCAGCGAGAGCAACGACCGCTCCTGCGCGCTGGAAGTCGAGGCCAACGGCGAGCGCATCCTGCTCACCGGCGACCTGCCGCAACCGGCCGAGCTCGCCTGGCTGGCGGCGCATCCGGGTGAGCGCGTCGACTGGCTGCTGGCCGGCCACCACGGCAGCCGCAGCTCTTCCGGGCCTGCCTTCCTGCGAGCGATCCGGCCCTCCACCGCGATCATCTCCCGTGGCGCCAACAACCCCTATGGCCATCCGCACCCGTCGGTCGTCGAGCGCTTCCGCACGCTGGGCATCCGGATTCAGGATACGGCGGAGCAGGGCGCGCTGACCCTGACGCTCGGTGCCCATGGCGAGGTCCGGGGAGTGCGGGAAGGCGCACATTTCTGGCAGGAAAATTGA
- a CDS encoding DUF2062 domain-containing protein, protein MPRRIFKRYMPDPESIRNHKGLRFLGPLIQSPNLWHLNRRSVSRAMGMGLFAAFIPIPLQMLLAASLAVWVRANLPISVGLVWLTNPITMPPVFYCTYKMGAWIMGIPARALPDHLTWEWISGELAMLWQPFLLGSVICGILVGILGYLLTEGYWRWWIGRSWRRRRALRNVQQGL, encoded by the coding sequence ATGCCGCGCCGAATCTTCAAGCGCTACATGCCCGATCCGGAGAGCATCAGGAACCACAAGGGCCTGCGCTTTCTCGGACCGCTGATCCAGTCGCCCAACCTCTGGCACCTGAATCGCCGCTCCGTGTCCCGCGCCATGGGCATGGGGCTGTTCGCCGCGTTCATCCCGATCCCACTGCAGATGCTGCTGGCCGCCTCGCTGGCGGTATGGGTGAGGGCCAACCTGCCGATCTCGGTGGGGCTGGTCTGGCTGACCAACCCGATCACCATGCCGCCGGTGTTCTACTGCACCTACAAGATGGGCGCCTGGATCATGGGCATTCCGGCGCGCGCCCTGCCCGACCACCTGACCTGGGAATGGATCAGCGGCGAGCTGGCGATGCTCTGGCAGCCGTTCCTGCTGGGTTCAGTGATCTGCGGCATCCTGGTGGGCATCCTCGGCTACCTGCTCACCGAGGGCTACTGGCGCTGGTGGATTGGCCGCAGCTGGCGGCGGCGTCGGGCGCTGCGCAATGTGCAGCAGGGGCTGTGA